Below is a window of Candidatus Reconcilbacillus cellulovorans DNA.
GCTGTCCGAAGGCGGTGGTGATTTCCTGCGAAATGGCCCGGGTGGTGGAAATGTTCTGTTTCAGATTCGCGCTGAACTCGTTCAGCTCGCGAAGGCTCGCGGCAATGCGCACCATCATCTCCTGCACCCGATTCCTTTCGGCCAGCGCCTGTTCGCGCTGACGTTCCGCCTCGGCCTGCAGCCGTTCGGCGAATTTCGAGGAAGCCAGAAGCGGGGATGCGACCAGAAGCAGATAGAGAAAGATCGTGACCGGATGGTTGTCTCCAAAAACCACCCCGTATTCGCTCGCCACGAAGAAAGCGGTCACCCCGACGCCCAAAAGCGTCGTGAACGCGATCGCCCGGAAACTGTTGTACAGCGTCATGATCGCGAGCGTCACAAACACGAGAAACCAGGTGGTGATCACCGGGTCCGTCACCATGAGCAAAACCGTCAGTCCGGAAAGGATAATGGAGATAAAAAACATGACATATCGGGACAACCAGTTCCTGTAGGTCATTACGGTAGCGGTGCCGCAAGCGATGACCCCGGTGACGGCCAAGGTGATAATCGATTCCGTGGAGGCGCCCGTGATGAAATCGACGGCGACGCCGAGAACGAGCATGCCCCAGATGATATTCACCAGAAGCTTGTTTCTTCTCTGCAACGTATCGGATGCGTTCATTGGGTTCATCCTTTCGGCAAAAGGTGGAAAACGCACAATCCGACATTACCACAGCGCAGGGAAATGCTGCAACAAGAAGGAGCATGCCGACAAAGCGGCATGCTCCTTCTTCTTGCAACCGGCCATCTGACGACCGGTCTGTTTCTTCACTCGGGCATGAACAGCTCGTCCACGCGGGTGCGCAAATGTCTGGCCAGCTTGAACGCCAAAGGCAGCGACGGATCGTATTTGTCGTTTTCGATGGCGTTGATCGTCTGCCTCGACACCCCGCACAATTTG
It encodes the following:
- a CDS encoding transcriptional regulator; translation: MKNRIRELRKALDISQEELAKLCGVSRQTINAIENDKYDPSLPLAFKLARHLRTRVDELFMPE